One window of Atribacter laminatus genomic DNA carries:
- a CDS encoding O-antigen ligase family protein produces the protein MRLKYCFSFYKLEKYVLFLAIIAGFFGSALFPINVGLFHLFPYRIFLIFLWFMFIIHLLLKPESFSLLFKNSIFNLLFLFIWLFYGTLSLLWSAAISDGIRDWIFLFMGISTIIFSCFYLRSKKDFHIYFWLWMVAFLILIFIGFWEIRTGFHLPVSGYFRETRTWLMYRPTGTFHNPNDYATYLVLSIPFALALTSYNSFLWLKLLGVIIASSGLLLIVATGSRANILAFFLQGIVFFLFFRSKARIALLVCFVLVLGVFWSYDIGSVKDLIGEIISGIESLRTQYKLGIGSVAVRLNLIKNGLHFLYSTAGFGVGPGNIEYYMANRAIYDTRGIMNIHNWWFEVLVNYGIFIFLAYLFFFFGMLRSLWRVWKKSIDRSEKMLSEALFLSLIGFLIGSISSSSIMAITAHWLLYAFSVSFIKWAKTGEY, from the coding sequence GTGAGATTAAAATATTGTTTTAGTTTTTATAAACTAGAAAAATATGTACTTTTTTTGGCTATTATTGCCGGTTTTTTTGGATCTGCTTTATTCCCAATTAATGTTGGTTTATTTCATCTATTTCCTTATCGTATATTTCTTATTTTTCTATGGTTTATGTTTATTATTCATTTATTGTTAAAACCTGAAAGCTTTAGCTTACTATTTAAAAATTCAATTTTTAATTTATTATTTTTGTTTATATGGCTTTTTTATGGAACATTATCTCTTCTTTGGTCTGCAGCAATAAGTGATGGGATTCGTGACTGGATATTCCTCTTTATGGGAATTTCTACCATTATATTTTCTTGTTTCTACCTACGATCCAAAAAAGATTTTCATATTTACTTCTGGTTATGGATGGTAGCCTTTTTAATTTTGATTTTTATTGGATTTTGGGAAATAAGAACTGGATTTCATTTGCCGGTTTCTGGGTATTTTAGAGAAACAAGGACATGGCTTATGTACAGACCAACTGGAACTTTCCACAATCCTAATGATTATGCAACGTATTTAGTGTTGAGCATTCCATTTGCACTAGCGTTAACTAGTTATAACTCTTTTTTATGGTTGAAGCTATTAGGAGTAATAATAGCTTCAAGCGGATTATTGTTAATAGTAGCTACCGGGTCACGAGCAAATATTTTAGCTTTTTTTCTACAGGGGATTGTATTTTTCCTCTTTTTTCGTTCTAAGGCAAGAATAGCATTGTTAGTTTGTTTTGTTTTGGTTTTGGGTGTTTTTTGGAGTTATGATATTGGTTCAGTTAAAGATTTGATTGGAGAAATAATATCTGGTATTGAATCACTTAGAACACAATATAAATTGGGGATAGGTTCTGTAGCTGTTAGACTAAATTTAATTAAAAATGGCTTGCATTTTCTTTATTCAACTGCTGGATTTGGAGTGGGACCGGGCAATATAGAATATTATATGGCCAACCGTGCAATATATGATACGAGAGGAATAATGAATATTCATAATTGGTGGTTTGAGGTTTTGGTAAATTATGGTATTTTTATTTTTCTTGCATATTTATTCTTCTTCTTTGGAATGTTACGTTCTCTCTGGAGAGTGTGGAAAAAATCAATCGATAGAAGCGAAAAAATGCTATCTGAAGCACTTTTCCTTTCTCTTATTGGTTTTTTAATAGGTAGTATCAGTTCAAGCTCAATTATGGCCATTACTGCTCATTGGTTATTATATGCGTTTTCTGTCAGTTTTATAAAATGGGCCAAAACTGGAGAATATTAA
- a CDS encoding glycosyltransferase family 2 protein, with protein MNVKPTVSVIIPTYNRAHLIDRAIQSVLNQTYQDFELIIVDDGSSDNTEEVVKKIQDNRIYYYKHDKNKGGSAARNTGISLAKGEYIAFLDSDDLWYQDYLSRQVSTIELSLPDVGMVCCGIKQINQDFYKELKPSIIGFQFSDHLKRASGICTSAFVVRRSAFDEIGGFDNELKSFQDFEFLLRISSKYKVNYIDDILIEYRLQDDSISINMELKAQGLQCIVNRYMNDICRLGLTHKYMFKLGQYYVMSGQRMTGFLCWRKALSYKPFYGKIWKHFLISLGGVSFYRQIILLNRKRFFLQRRKHQKAIKK; from the coding sequence ATGAATGTAAAACCAACGGTAAGCGTTATCATTCCAACTTATAACCGTGCTCATTTAATTGATAGAGCAATTCAAAGTGTTTTAAACCAGACCTATCAAGATTTTGAATTAATTATTGTAGATGATGGATCAAGTGATAATACAGAGGAAGTGGTAAAAAAAATTCAAGATAATCGTATCTATTATTACAAACACGATAAAAACAAAGGTGGATCTGCTGCAAGAAATACCGGGATAAGCTTAGCAAAGGGGGAGTATATTGCCTTTCTTGATAGTGATGATTTATGGTACCAAGATTATCTTTCTAGGCAGGTTTCGACTATTGAATTATCTCTTCCAGATGTGGGAATGGTTTGCTGTGGTATTAAGCAAATTAATCAGGATTTTTATAAAGAATTAAAACCTAGCATAATTGGCTTCCAATTCAGTGATCATCTTAAGCGTGCAAGTGGAATTTGTACGTCGGCTTTTGTTGTAAGACGAAGTGCCTTTGATGAAATTGGAGGTTTTGATAATGAGCTTAAAAGCTTTCAAGATTTCGAATTTTTATTACGCATAAGCTCAAAGTATAAGGTGAATTATATTGATGATATTCTGATAGAATATAGGCTTCAAGATGATAGTATTAGTATAAATATGGAGTTAAAAGCTCAAGGTTTGCAATGTATAGTAAATCGTTATATGAATGATATATGTCGATTAGGCTTAACACACAAATATATGTTTAAGCTTGGTCAATACTATGTTATGTCTGGTCAACGGATGACTGGATTTTTGTGTTGGAGGAAGGCTTTAAGTTATAAACCATTTTACGGAAAAATTTGGAAGCACTTTTTAATATCATTAGGAGGGGTTTCTTTCTATCGACAAATAATATTACTTAATAGAAAACGATTTTTTTTGCAAAGACGCAAACATCAAAAAGCAATAAAAAAATAA
- a CDS encoding glycosyltransferase, with product MKIAFIVGAFPKLSETFILNQITGLLELGHEVDIFAGFNPYEKKVQPDIEKYKIMKNVYYLNMPTNKIRRVFKGLVLLTTNFHKDPVILLKALNIFIFGKSALSLRLLYAIIPFLGKKKDYDVIHCQFGPNGNLGALLKQLGIQGILVTTFHGYDIRLGIEKRGNIYHKLFKSCDCILAISDYNYENLIRLGADPKKIFFHSVGINLNIFPYRWRSAGFGHSNAIVILTVARLVEEKGLEYGIRAVAQLLELNHGLQLEYRIIGGGPLEKQLKQLVEKLGLGGVVHFLGPMGQADVVQEMLRANLFLLPSIAEALPVSLMEAQAVGLPVVATSVGSTSKVIIDGKSGFLAPARDVNALVERLEHLIKHPEIWQEFGKTGRRFVEEHYDIKKLNQQLVEIYRNLINSKYQ from the coding sequence ATGAAAATAGCTTTTATCGTCGGAGCATTCCCAAAATTATCTGAGACATTTATTTTAAACCAAATTACTGGGTTATTGGAGCTAGGCCATGAAGTTGATATTTTTGCTGGTTTTAACCCTTACGAGAAAAAGGTGCAACCAGATATAGAGAAATACAAAATAATGAAAAATGTCTATTATTTAAACATGCCGACCAATAAAATTAGGAGGGTGTTTAAAGGTTTAGTTTTGTTAACTACTAATTTTCATAAAGACCCGGTCATACTATTAAAAGCATTAAATATTTTTATATTTGGGAAGAGTGCACTATCGCTTCGGCTTCTTTATGCTATTATTCCATTCCTTGGTAAGAAGAAAGATTACGACGTTATTCACTGTCAATTTGGGCCGAATGGTAATTTGGGGGCTTTGCTTAAACAACTGGGTATTCAAGGTATTCTTGTAACAACGTTTCATGGCTATGATATTCGACTTGGTATAGAAAAACGTGGGAATATTTATCATAAGCTTTTTAAATCTTGTGATTGCATTTTGGCTATTTCGGATTATAACTATGAAAACCTTATACGTTTGGGTGCAGACCCAAAAAAAATATTCTTCCATTCTGTAGGGATTAATCTTAATATTTTTCCTTATCGATGGAGATCTGCAGGGTTTGGACATTCAAACGCTATCGTAATACTTACTGTTGCCCGGTTAGTTGAGGAAAAGGGGCTTGAGTATGGGATTCGAGCAGTTGCTCAATTGTTAGAACTGAATCATGGGCTCCAGTTAGAGTATCGTATTATTGGAGGGGGACCACTAGAAAAGCAGTTAAAACAATTGGTTGAAAAACTAGGCCTAGGGGGAGTTGTACACTTCTTAGGACCGATGGGACAGGCAGATGTGGTACAGGAAATGCTTAGGGCTAACCTGTTTCTTCTTCCAAGCATTGCTGAGGCATTACCAGTTTCTTTAATGGAGGCCCAAGCAGTTGGTCTTCCTGTGGTGGCTACCTCTGTAGGCAGTACCTCTAAAGTGATTATTGATGGTAAGTCTGGTTTCCTCGCCCCTGCGCGAGATGTGAATGCTCTGGTTGAGCGGCTAGAACATCTTATCAAACATCCAGAGATTTGGCAGGAGTTTGGAAAAACTGGACGGAGATTTGTGGAAGAGCATTATGATATCAAAAAATTGAATCAGCAGTTAGTGGAGATATATCGAAATCTGATTAATAGTAAATATCAATAA
- a CDS encoding polysaccharide pyruvyl transferase family protein: MKIVITDHHCAAERGDSAILEGAIWCLKKFFPNADFVVMTEYPEAAEIINGVKANRQPMTNFKWNKWKMGLAMVYLLIGARLQKHKITVPKFKHPRIQPYLDADIVISKGGSFLSDYYAPDVLGRFWGLYFAEVLGKPVIIYAQSIGPFEKPFYRWIARYVLNKADLITLRDKESKGILDSIGVTRPPIYVTSDSAFAMPLTECKPMQMMRYEKIELNNKDQLKVSISVRQWGHYKTADGHKKYIKIIAALADWLIIEKNAKVIFASTCTGFAGYHNDDRVIAHEVINHMKHYEEKNPVILYGEYTPQELLAFYRTMDLHVGTRMHSNILAMLAKTPVVAIQYEFKTLGLLNFFDLENYLIDINQINLEILIKKVSEALTHNEQIKAKINEKLPHIKEKSEQNAELVFNLIKNKIGYIK, encoded by the coding sequence ATGAAAATAGTAATTACCGATCACCATTGTGCTGCTGAAAGAGGAGATTCAGCAATCTTGGAAGGAGCGATATGGTGTTTAAAAAAATTTTTCCCTAATGCTGACTTTGTAGTGATGACAGAATACCCAGAGGCAGCGGAAATCATCAACGGGGTAAAAGCAAATAGACAACCAATGACTAATTTTAAATGGAACAAATGGAAGATGGGATTAGCCATGGTTTATCTGTTAATTGGTGCCAGATTACAAAAACACAAAATTACTGTCCCCAAATTTAAGCATCCGCGAATACAGCCCTATTTAGATGCTGATATAGTTATTAGCAAAGGTGGAAGTTTTCTTAGTGATTACTATGCCCCAGATGTACTTGGGCGCTTTTGGGGACTTTATTTCGCTGAGGTTTTAGGGAAACCGGTTATTATTTATGCTCAATCTATAGGTCCTTTTGAAAAACCATTCTATAGATGGATCGCTAGGTATGTGCTCAATAAAGCGGACCTCATCACCTTACGCGATAAAGAGTCTAAGGGCATTCTTGACTCGATTGGAGTTACCAGACCACCTATCTATGTTACTTCTGATTCTGCCTTTGCAATGCCCTTAACTGAATGTAAACCAATGCAAATGATGCGTTATGAGAAAATTGAATTAAACAATAAAGATCAGCTAAAGGTAAGTATCTCTGTTCGACAGTGGGGTCATTATAAGACAGCTGATGGACATAAGAAATATATTAAAATCATAGCTGCTTTAGCAGACTGGCTTATAATAGAAAAGAATGCTAAGGTTATTTTTGCGTCCACCTGTACCGGTTTTGCTGGTTACCACAATGATGATCGGGTAATAGCTCACGAAGTTATTAATCATATGAAACATTATGAAGAGAAAAACCCAGTGATTTTATATGGTGAATATACACCGCAGGAATTATTGGCATTTTATAGAACCATGGACCTACACGTGGGGACTAGGATGCATTCCAATATACTCGCTATGCTAGCGAAGACACCGGTAGTTGCCATTCAATATGAGTTTAAGACATTAGGTCTCTTGAATTTCTTTGACCTTGAAAATTACTTAATAGATATCAATCAAATTAATTTAGAAATTTTAATAAAAAAGGTGAGTGAAGCCTTAACCCATAATGAGCAGATTAAAGCTAAAATCAACGAAAAGCTTCCTCATATAAAAGAGAAATCAGAACAAAATGCTGAGCTTGTTTTTAACTTAATTAAAAACAAAATTGGGTACATAAAATGA
- a CDS encoding ABC transporter ATP-binding protein produces the protein MKKVHFLHSFLRGFSPLSFLKIFTTQEKRQMFILLFLMILMGLFQAIGVASILPFMNLVLNPEMVETNQWLKWFYQWGNFQNLQSFVITVGFITLGIIILANAISALTVWMRLRFTWRNNHLLSQKLLYSYLSRPYSFFLNRNSADLGKNVLSEVQQLTNGFLIPFFTMISDLFVVLFVLLLLFFVNPSTTLVTLLLLGVPYFIVYWLNRRRLGITGVQRIRTNRERYTSVNEAFGGIKDLKLMGRESYYFKKFSSASHLFSNLMISHSLIGSLPRFALETIAFGGIIVLVLYLLRTGGSASEIIPMVSLYAFAGYRLMPALQQFFLSLTQVRFNYPTVLKVTEELSGAEQVVPEGIQNFVDKPPLPFQKEIRLERVNFYYPEVKEPVLRDISLTIPWRTSVAFVGPTGSGKTTTVDLILGLLDPTSGEILIDGIPLTNGNKANWQENLGYVPQQIFLSDDTVTNNIAFGIPEQIIDHQAVELAARTAGIHDFIINELPKDYQTIVGERGIRLSGGQRQRIGIARALYHDPEVLVLDEATSSLDVITEEMVYQAIENLSKMKTLIIIAHRLSTVRNCDTIYLIDRGSIIAQGKFDVLANENPQFQEIVRKYDRHN, from the coding sequence ATGAAAAAGGTTCATTTCTTACACTCATTTTTAAGAGGGTTTTCCCCTCTTTCCTTTCTTAAAATTTTTACTACTCAAGAAAAACGACAGATGTTCATACTTCTTTTCTTAATGATTTTGATGGGCTTGTTTCAAGCAATAGGAGTAGCTTCGATACTTCCTTTTATGAATTTGGTACTTAATCCAGAGATGGTTGAAACCAATCAATGGTTAAAATGGTTTTATCAATGGGGAAATTTCCAAAATTTACAATCTTTTGTAATTACAGTTGGATTCATTACCCTCGGAATAATTATTTTAGCCAATGCGATTTCTGCTTTAACTGTCTGGATGCGATTGCGCTTTACATGGAGAAATAACCATTTACTATCACAAAAGCTTTTATATTCATACCTTTCGCGACCATATTCATTTTTCTTGAATCGAAATAGTGCCGATTTAGGGAAGAATGTTCTTTCAGAAGTTCAACAACTAACTAATGGCTTTCTGATTCCTTTTTTTACTATGATTTCAGATTTGTTTGTGGTGTTATTTGTTCTTTTGTTACTTTTTTTCGTAAATCCTTCAACTACCCTGGTGACACTTCTCCTTCTTGGTGTGCCTTATTTCATTGTCTATTGGCTTAATCGAAGACGTTTGGGTATAACCGGTGTACAACGAATAAGAACCAATCGGGAACGCTATACTTCAGTAAATGAAGCCTTCGGAGGGATTAAAGACCTCAAACTGATGGGACGGGAATCCTACTATTTCAAAAAATTTTCTTCTGCTTCTCATCTCTTTTCAAATTTGATGATTTCTCATTCTCTAATTGGAAGCCTCCCTCGTTTTGCCTTGGAAACAATTGCTTTCGGTGGAATTATTGTTTTGGTTCTTTACCTGCTTCGTACAGGAGGAAGTGCAAGCGAGATCATTCCGATGGTAAGCCTTTATGCATTTGCTGGCTATCGGTTGATGCCAGCACTCCAACAATTTTTTCTCTCATTAACCCAAGTTCGTTTTAACTATCCTACTGTATTGAAAGTAACAGAAGAATTATCAGGAGCAGAACAAGTAGTTCCTGAGGGCATTCAAAATTTTGTTGATAAACCACCCCTTCCTTTCCAAAAAGAAATTCGTTTAGAAAGGGTAAATTTTTACTATCCGGAAGTGAAAGAACCAGTCCTGAGGGATATATCTTTAACCATTCCCTGGCGTACATCGGTGGCATTTGTTGGACCGACTGGTTCGGGGAAAACTACCACTGTAGATCTCATCCTGGGGCTTTTAGATCCAACTTCAGGAGAAATTCTTATTGATGGTATTCCTCTTACAAATGGAAATAAAGCAAACTGGCAAGAAAATTTAGGGTATGTTCCCCAACAAATTTTTCTGAGTGACGACACCGTCACTAATAACATTGCCTTTGGCATTCCAGAACAAATAATTGACCACCAAGCAGTTGAGCTTGCTGCTCGCACTGCGGGAATCCATGACTTTATTATCAATGAACTCCCCAAAGATTACCAGACAATCGTAGGAGAAAGAGGAATACGCCTTTCCGGGGGCCAACGACAACGGATTGGCATTGCGCGAGCACTTTATCACGACCCGGAGGTTCTGGTTCTTGATGAAGCCACCAGTTCCCTGGATGTGATCACTGAGGAGATGGTTTACCAAGCCATTGAAAATTTATCAAAAATGAAAACACTAATTATTATTGCACATCGCCTTAGTACGGTGAGAAATTGCGATACAATTTATCTCATAGATCGAGGTAGTATAATTGCTCAAGGGAAATTTGATGTATTAGCCAATGAAAACCCTCAGTTTCAGGAGATTGTAAGAAAGTATGATAGACATAATTAA
- a CDS encoding UDP-glucose dehydrogenase family protein: protein MPYKITVLGTGYVGLVCGVGLADFGNQVICTDIDGDKMDLLSKGFIPIYEPGLEEYLIRNRKEQRLTFEKDVDRAIQNSDIIFIAVGTPSKDDGEVDLAFLQEAVKTIANKSTTPKTVVTKSTVPVGTNRWIEETLKEQNPNIPFSVVSNPEFLREGKAMYDFFHPDKIVIGTDDQKAQKTMQEIYRPLYLLNTPFIFCNYETAELIKYANNAFLATKITFINQIANLCDEIGADVNIIAKAMGMDGRISPKFLHPGPGFGGSCFPKDTRALIKIGEHYDTDMSLVREVVRINEKQRSRMIEKLERLLGSLQGKKICALGIAFKAETDDIRESPAVDIIKILLQKGAQVNLHDPQALENAKKLFENAVNYYEDMYQAMKDCDAIVILTEWNAYRNLALEKAKSLLKQKIIFDTRNVLDPETCHQTGFLYEGVGRR from the coding sequence ATGCCCTATAAAATCACCGTTCTGGGAACTGGGTATGTCGGATTGGTATGTGGCGTAGGACTCGCAGACTTTGGCAATCAAGTTATCTGTACTGATATTGATGGAGATAAAATGGATCTCCTTAGCAAGGGATTCATTCCTATCTATGAGCCAGGATTGGAAGAATACCTCATCCGAAACCGTAAAGAACAAAGGCTTACCTTTGAAAAAGATGTTGATCGAGCCATCCAAAACAGTGACATTATATTTATCGCTGTTGGAACCCCATCCAAAGACGATGGTGAGGTGGACCTTGCCTTCCTTCAAGAAGCCGTAAAGACCATTGCCAACAAGAGTACTACTCCCAAAACGGTAGTAACCAAAAGCACTGTCCCAGTTGGAACCAACCGTTGGATAGAAGAAACCTTAAAAGAACAAAACCCCAATATTCCCTTCAGTGTCGTTTCCAATCCTGAGTTCTTACGGGAAGGTAAAGCCATGTATGATTTTTTCCACCCTGATAAGATAGTGATTGGGACCGATGATCAAAAAGCTCAAAAGACCATGCAAGAAATTTATCGTCCTCTCTATCTTCTCAACACTCCCTTTATTTTTTGTAATTATGAAACTGCCGAACTGATTAAATATGCCAATAATGCCTTTTTAGCTACTAAAATCACTTTTATCAACCAGATTGCCAATCTCTGTGATGAGATCGGAGCTGACGTGAATATCATTGCCAAAGCCATGGGAATGGATGGACGTATCAGCCCTAAGTTCCTTCATCCTGGTCCCGGCTTCGGAGGGAGTTGTTTTCCCAAAGACACTCGAGCTCTGATAAAAATCGGAGAACACTACGATACGGATATGAGTTTGGTCCGTGAAGTGGTGAGGATAAATGAAAAACAAAGATCAAGAATGATTGAGAAACTTGAACGCCTCCTTGGGTCCTTACAAGGGAAAAAGATTTGTGCTTTAGGTATTGCTTTCAAAGCTGAAACCGATGACATCCGCGAATCACCAGCAGTTGATATCATCAAAATCCTTCTTCAAAAAGGAGCTCAAGTAAACCTCCATGATCCCCAAGCCCTTGAGAATGCAAAGAAGCTATTCGAAAATGCTGTGAATTACTATGAAGACATGTACCAAGCCATGAAGGATTGCGATGCCATTGTTATTTTAACCGAATGGAATGCCTATCGGAACCTTGCCCTAGAAAAAGCTAAATCACTTCTCAAACAAAAGATCATTTTTGATACTCGTAATGTCCTTGATCCAGAAACGTGTCATCAAACCGGATTCTTGTATGAAGGAGTGGGGAGGAGATGA
- a CDS encoding winged helix-turn-helix domain-containing protein has product MLDSLITSKTRIKLLLKFFLNPESKSYLRELAEEFGESTNAVRLELNRLAEAGLLETTENGRTKVYQSNPKHPLFPDIQSMVRKFTGIDTLLEQVLSKLGKIDLAFITGDYARGRDSGIIDLVIVGEVDQSYLQKLIQKGESLIHRKIRFLVLNNKELEKLKETLKIKESIPIWGEGEKNHAL; this is encoded by the coding sequence ATGTTAGATTCGCTAATCACTTCTAAAACCAGGATAAAATTGCTCCTCAAGTTCTTTCTCAATCCGGAGAGCAAATCCTATCTTCGGGAATTGGCCGAAGAATTTGGGGAATCCACCAATGCTGTTCGCTTGGAGCTCAATCGCCTTGCCGAAGCAGGACTTTTAGAAACAACTGAAAACGGGAGAACCAAAGTTTACCAATCCAACCCCAAACACCCCCTATTCCCCGATATCCAAAGCATGGTGCGGAAATTTACCGGTATCGATACTCTCCTGGAACAAGTCCTTTCTAAGTTAGGGAAAATCGATCTAGCTTTTATCACCGGAGATTACGCTCGAGGTAGAGATTCCGGGATAATCGATCTGGTCATAGTAGGGGAAGTCGATCAATCCTACCTCCAAAAGCTCATCCAAAAAGGCGAGTCTCTTATCCATCGCAAAATCCGCTTTCTGGTATTAAACAATAAAGAATTGGAAAAGCTAAAAGAGACTTTAAAAATAAAGGAATCAATACCGATTTGGGGAGAAGGAGAAAAAAACCATGCCCTATAA
- a CDS encoding four helix bundle protein translates to MEKLVKTHKDLRIWKSAINMVEEIYKLTYQIPKHEVYELTSQIGRIAVLIPSNIAEGAARNSKKEFLQFLYVALGSLAELETQLIIAHRLHYISSFPDEIIEDVRKPLVGLIKALKRKENE, encoded by the coding sequence ATGGAAAAACTTGTTAAAACTCACAAGGACCTAAGAATCTGGAAATCAGCGATAAACATGGTAGAAGAAATTTATAAATTAACCTATCAAATCCCAAAACATGAAGTGTATGAACTAACAAGTCAAATAGGACGCATTGCAGTTTTAATCCCTTCAAATATAGCTGAAGGTGCTGCCAGGAATTCTAAAAAAGAATTCCTTCAGTTTCTTTATGTTGCATTGGGCTCATTGGCTGAACTGGAAACTCAACTGATTATCGCCCATCGACTCCATTATATTTCATCTTTTCCTGATGAGATAATTGAAGATGTTAGAAAGCCACTGGTTGGATTAATAAAAGCTTTAAAAAGAAAGGAAAATGAATGA
- a CDS encoding PIN domain-containing protein — protein MKKSAWLDTNVILRFLLKEDPQLFQAVEPLFLQAEQGDLEIYIHPIIIAEIIWTLESYYEYSKEKIAEVMIQLVEAKGVVVPDKEVIVGALQDYKEKNVDFIDSYLVQYANKKGPLTVYTLDKKHFSRLNGDIRVLLNDLE, from the coding sequence ATGAAAAAATCAGCTTGGCTTGATACCAATGTAATTCTTCGTTTTTTGTTAAAAGAAGATCCTCAACTTTTCCAGGCAGTTGAACCTCTTTTCCTTCAAGCTGAACAAGGTGATTTGGAGATATATATCCATCCTATCATTATCGCTGAAATTATTTGGACTTTAGAAAGTTACTATGAATATTCGAAAGAAAAGATTGCAGAAGTAATGATACAGCTCGTTGAAGCGAAGGGTGTGGTAGTCCCAGATAAAGAAGTCATCGTTGGTGCGTTACAGGACTACAAAGAGAAAAACGTCGATTTTATTGACTCCTATCTCGTCCAATATGCCAATAAAAAAGGACCTCTAACCGTTTATACCTTAGATAAGAAACATTTCTCTCGCCTAAATGGCGACATTAGAGTGTTATTGAATGATTTGGAATGA
- a CDS encoding AbrB/MazE/SpoVT family DNA-binding domain-containing protein: protein MIREETSLTGKGQIQLPAKIRKAIGAEIGDTFLFELTDQKEIRVKFVKKIKLLDLAGTFPKKKVFPGIEEEEELTKMKVAHKIAQNE, encoded by the coding sequence ATGATTAGAGAGGAAACCAGCTTAACCGGAAAAGGACAAATACAACTTCCTGCCAAAATTCGTAAAGCTATTGGAGCTGAAATTGGGGATACTTTCCTTTTTGAGCTTACTGATCAGAAGGAAATAAGAGTTAAATTTGTAAAAAAGATAAAATTACTCGATTTAGCTGGGACTTTTCCCAAGAAAAAGGTTTTTCCCGGGATAGAGGAAGAAGAAGAACTCACCAAAATGAAAGTAGCACATAAGATTGCTCAGAATGAATAA
- a CDS encoding type II toxin-antitoxin system Phd/YefM family antitoxin — MKFVSSKELRNNPAELWKSINKEEVIITVNGKPKAIVIEAENNIEEQLKTIRKARAEVALEKLRSYSVKQGLNKLTEDDIENEIKKIRR, encoded by the coding sequence ATGAAATTTGTTTCGAGCAAGGAATTACGAAATAATCCAGCGGAACTTTGGAAATCTATAAATAAAGAAGAAGTAATTATTACAGTGAATGGAAAACCAAAAGCTATTGTTATTGAGGCTGAAAATAATATCGAAGAACAACTCAAAACTATTAGGAAAGCCCGGGCTGAGGTCGCTCTGGAAAAGTTAAGGTCCTATTCGGTAAAACAAGGCCTTAATAAGCTTACTGAAGACGATATCGAAAATGAAATTAAAAAAATACGACGGTAA
- a CDS encoding putative toxin-antitoxin system toxin component, PIN family, producing MKLKKYDGNSVNNIVLDTNVLVSGIINPYGNPAKILNLILNGNLIINADARILTEYERVLKNPKFSFPPDHIKILIQFIFHQCSFIVPSPLQIDLIDESDLPFIEVAIHENIPFITGNKKHFDNIDELKIFSPNSLGSGLDS from the coding sequence ATGAAATTAAAAAAATACGACGGTAATAGCGTAAACAACATCGTTCTCGATACCAATGTATTAGTATCTGGTATCATTAACCCTTATGGGAATCCCGCTAAAATATTAAACCTTATCCTCAATGGGAATCTTATTATCAATGCTGATGCCAGAATTCTTACCGAATATGAACGAGTTTTAAAAAATCCGAAGTTTTCATTCCCTCCGGATCATATAAAAATTCTCATTCAATTTATTTTCCACCAATGTTCCTTCATCGTTCCTTCACCCCTTCAGATTGATTTGATTGATGAATCCGATCTTCCTTTTATTGAAGTTGCAATTCATGAAAATATACCTTTTATCACGGGAAACAAAAAACACTTTGATAATATCGATGAACTCAAAATCTTTTCTCCAAATTCTCTGGGGTCAGGTCTTGATTCTTGA
- a CDS encoding AbrB/MazE/SpoVT family DNA-binding domain-containing protein, translating into MIKTLKIGKKSQIVLPVSIRKKLHISEGDEIIIHSIGNTIVLVPKPKSYAKYMKGLHAEMWEDENPDLYVNKLREEWKNSNTC; encoded by the coding sequence ATGATTAAAACATTGAAAATCGGCAAAAAATCACAGATCGTTTTACCTGTGTCTATAAGAAAAAAGCTTCATATTTCTGAAGGAGACGAAATCATTATCCATTCAATTGGAAATACCATTGTATTGGTCCCAAAACCAAAAAGTTATGCCAAATATATGAAAGGCCTTCATGCAGAGATGTGGGAAGATGAAAATCCCGACCTTTATGTAAATAAATTACGAGAAGAATGGAAAAATTCAAACACCTGCTAA